A window of Limanda limanda chromosome 4, fLimLim1.1, whole genome shotgun sequence genomic DNA:
GAGCTCAGACAAATGTGAGGATTCACATCACTTCTGGATCGTGTCaggaaattaaatagtcattCTGTTTTTAGGTCTATCCAGGTTCAAAGACAAGGTTGCTGCTGCAATGAATTGTGGGATGGcattttttcctctcctttcataAAAGACAGTTTAGTGTTTCCTCTGCTAAATGAGATAATAAGGAAGCATTGCTGCTCCTTTCCTTATCTGTTAGGtaatttcctcctctcttcttcttcaggtgtTCAGTGAGCAGTACTTCCTGGTGACGATGGATGATCTTTGTGGTATGGAGGAGTCAGAAGGTGCAGGACGCTCCTTCCTGTGTCACAGAGACAGTCCAGGGATCTTCCCTACTCAGTGGAGCCTCAAAAATGGACTCCCTCTCAGCCCCCCACCAGGTCTGCTCTGTCAAACATTGTCCCTTGATTACGACCTTCTTTACCAATTGCCTCTAAGGAATGACCTGATTAAATAACTTGTGTTGTCTTTGCCTCTCTCTCCTTGGCTTTGTTTGCTTCCTTTatctccctttctcttctcttatctctttctgttttctttccctaTTTCATCATGTGCAGGATACCAGGGTCCAGACTTTGACTGGGCAGATTACCTGAAGCAGTGTGAGGCTGAGGCAGCTCCTCAGCACTGCTTCCCAACTGTAAGTCAACCTGTGTTTTACCCAGTACAAGTTACAATGGTCCCACTTCAGTAAAAAGCATGTTCCTGTCCCAAACTGATAACAGGATAAAGAACTATGTGGACTCAAACTTAACCTGGGCTGTGCAAACATGAGTCATACAAGAGAAGCTATTTAACATCTCATAGCGTATTTTATATTCTCCACCTGTCACTGTCAAAATGtgacaatacatttatttttacaatgatATTATTATATGGCTGTAGTGGGCATTCAGAAATATATTGGATTTTTAATCACCATTATCCTACTGTCCAAGCTAAAACCTGTTTGCTATTGAATTGCAATATCCATGCAGCATTTCAGATAGATAGTTCTAAATAAGTGAAcgaaataaaatatgatttttttatcGGTTCAGATTGGATGTGAGGAAAAGTAAAGAGAAAGGCCAATGACcggatgaataaaagaaaaataaaatattcctaTAAAAGAATAGCATCAGAATTTAAAGTAGTGCTATGTGCTCATTATTATAATGTTAACAGCTTGGTTTGGTGCAGTAGCAGTTCAGGGCTGAACTTCCGATGTAACAGATGTTAGAGATGAGAACATATTTCTCTAGCGTGAAGTACCACTGACTCTGTGGTGATTTCCTAGTGGATAAAAATCACCCAACACAAACTGCTGTGAGACGGTGCTCACAAGgtttttccctctttgtttaCCTGCCAGGAGCAGTGTGAACACAGCTTCAAAGAGGCCATGAAACTGGAGGCTGTCAACCCGCTGTCACCTGAGAACATTCATGTGGCAACAGTCAACCGGGTCAAAGGCCAGTACATTTGGCTCAGTCTGGAAGGTGAGAGGAGATACTgaaagaaagtgtttttttactaGATTAgaatagatttaaaaaagaatgatTAATCTGCCATCCAACCACACATGAGTGTCAATGATATGTCAAACATTAACCTTTGTGGATCTAATCACAGCTTCGTAGCTGCCCAGATAGAAATCACACCTCTCAGACACCAGCTGGTAGTGTTCAGCTTTTTACTTCCAAGATGTTAAAACTTTCACAAGCATTTATGTAAATAAGAATTTCAACAAATCTcagtgagaggagcagaaaacatTAATCTCTTCCAGAAAAAGAAGCTGCTAAAGATAACTGGGTTTTTTTGGAGCCTTCGGGATGTGTAAATATTGTTAAGCTATGGAAATGTATATTAATGTTGAAAACTTTGTGGAAATAtcaaagtaaaattgtgtgttaCGACATGGATGATCTTGCCAGTTGTAGCAAATCATTCACTTATTGGGAGACCATTTGGGTCACTATACACTTCATACTCCACTTGCTTGGATAAGAATGTAGTCTGTGATATTTTTAGTGCTGCTTTGTGTGAACTGGATGGATTTctgagcagctctgtgtgtgtgtgtgtgtgtgtgtgtttgtccagggCTGAAGCAGCCCATGCCAGAGATGATCGTTCATGTGGACTCTCTCGACATCTTCCCCATCAGCTGGTGTGAGACAAACGGCTATCCACTCGTCCATCCCATCAAACCCACAGGTACGCAACGTCCTCTTAAAACACCTCCCATAACAAGTCTGTATCCAAtgctttgttattttttaacaatatcaAATGAGTGACTGAGCACTCATTAATCTTTCCTTGTTATTAGTCGCGAAAGAAAGGAAGATTGCTGTCGTGCAGCCAGAAAAACAGTGAGTATAAGAGGGGGGGGTGTGGGCATTGGTTGGTTTATTAGTTTAAGAGGAGCGAGCCCAACAACCTCTCAGCATCTGACTCAGTTTTCATCTCTTCACAGCCGAAATCTACCAAAGTCTATGACACCTGACGCTATAAGGCAGCAGCTGGCCCACCAGTCAGAAACAGGTGAGTGGTGTGTCAGTTGTCCCTGAAAAGTCCCAAACTGTGATATGTATTATATCTACTGGCTGTCTGTGGTTGTCCCATCATATGTATCTATCTTTGTATCCCCGTGCAGGATATGGAAACGGGAAATACAGCTGTCCCAAGATATACTTCAACCACCGCTGCTTCTCTGGGCCCTACCTCAACAAAGGTCGCATCGCTGAGCTGCCTCAGTTCATCGGCCCTGGAAACTGTGTCCTCGTCCTCAAAGAGGTGAGAGGGCCTGCCCACAGGTTTACTGTGTAGATAACAACATAAAAACTTCCACTCAATCATACATCACAGTGGTATGGTTGTCAGCATTGTTTAGCAATGCTTGTGGCATGACTTTGCATAGCAAATTATCATATATTATGTACCATTTTACAGATAGATGAAGTTGAACCTAAATGTTTTCTCAAATTGAGGTTTGATATATAACAGTTAACCATAAACGTAATGATAAATAATtgtgaatataaaaacacatatacAACCAAATATACTGAGCAtgaattaagaaaaataaacctATTTTTACATGTAaggtaaacataaatgcacatctttaTTGCACTGTTTattcagtaaaataaatgttacctTTCTGTCCATATtggaaaacataaacactgattTGATATATCTTTCAAAAGCTCATATCAGTGTTTGCTAGCAAAAGTAGCCACTAACCCTCCGACCCACAATTAACCGATACGTGTTGCATTCCTGTGCATGTCTCACACCCAGGTATTGACTCTGCTGATAAACTCTGCGTACAAGCCAAGCCGGGTGCTgagagagctgcagctggaccaGGAGAGCCGCTGGCAGGGCTATGGAGAGACACTCAAAGCAAAGTGAGTGGAATCACCATTTAATCCTCAGATAGAATTTCTCCCGTCTTTAGATAACTGGCAGGGATAGCACAAGTGTTCACAGCTGCTCTATTTCAGGACCCATTTTGGATTACAATTATTCTTAAATGCACAACAGGGAATAAATATCTGATACTACATTTCAGCCTATATTTAGCAGTGTTACTTAGCAGGTGTTAGTTCTTGTTGGTTCTAACTACTGTATTTGTTAGACATGATTATCAGAGGGAAGAGTCATATCTTCATCTTTGGAAATACTTTGTAACATATTTATCATAATTTGCTCACTACTCAACGTTGCTTTTACTCACATTTCAGGTACAAGGGGAAGAGTTACCGGGCCACTGTGGAGATAGTGCGCACTGCAGACCGTGTGGCCGACTTCTGCAGGTTAACCTGCATCAAGCTGGAGTGCTGCCCAAACCTGTTTGGACCTCGCATGGTTCTGGAGCGCTGCTCTGAGAACTGCTCTGTCCTCACCAAGACCAAATACAGTACGTGctttacacaaatacacactgctGATTGTTGAGCCTTTAAATGATTTGTCACATGATCAACGGACGATAAACATAACATCTAGTTACTGATTATCGGTTGGttggaaatatgaatattttcttttctctcctctcattcgGCTCACAGCTcattcagtatttttttgttCAGACACGTCCAGTTCTTTTCAGTCAAGCTGCTCATGAGTAGAAAAAATCAATGTGTAGATgcattcttaaaaaaaattatgtgaAGCAGAGGGATAGAACCCATGATTTAGAAACTGCAATAGGCATGCACaagaaatacacacatgtacatttatgtatgtatgcatgtgtgttcatACATCTTCTAACAGACTGCTTGTTAtctgggaaaatgaaaaaaatatgctTGCCTGTTGGGGACAgtaacacaaactcagtgcaGCTTATATGAACTGCATCATTCTCTGGTGGGGTTTGGATCCTAAATACAGAATGTCTGGCAGGTCAGGGGCGTTTGGTTTTCTCTCTGGCTCAAAAACTGATGATAGTAACACACGTACgatttttgtctcttttgtctTGTACTTTTCATGATAATCCTGACACCATGTGCTCTCCAGACTCCCTCAATCATCTTATTTAATAATACTTTTCCCATTGAGAATGTACATATTAAAGAATAAACAtagtgtgatttatttatttggccCTGCTGTAAATTTCCCATCTGTCTCTCAATTCTATATTAAAATCCTTCAGGCATTAAGATGCAACAAAATAAGCCTGTCCTCTTGTCTCCAGCATATTACTATGGTAAGAAGAAGAGTAAACGTGTGGGCCGTCCACCGGGGGGCCACTCCAACCTGGAGGGTGGAgtgaagagaagagggaggaagaggaagaggaggaagcagctcttTGTCCATAAGAAGAGACGCTCCTCAGCCTCCGTGGATAACACACCTGCTGGTTCTCCACAGGTAACGCACACATTCTCTTCATGAAGCATTATATTACAGGAATTCGTAGGTGTCATCATTGTTAAACTAGTATTTCTACTTTTGGTACTTATTTTAATCTGTGTCACTATACTGGATTTATTTATGGCTGTCCTTATCTTTGGGTTGCAGGgcagtggagaggaagaggatttaGATGAAGACGATTCTCTGAGTGAAGACTCCGGCTCAGAGCTGCAGGACGATCTCCAGGATGATTCTGAACAATCTGTTGGGAAGTCTCAGCCCACCAcaccctccccctccccaccaGCGACACCCAGGCCCACACGCCGACGCCGGAAACCACGCTCACCCTCTTTCTCTGATGATGAGAACCGCCCTCCCTCACCAAAGGTGtttaaagtaaagaaagaaaaagctgtGTGCCCTGACAATACATTTGTACAAACActatcaaatatttatataatatctgtgtttttgatAGCGGTGTTTCTAAACAGTATCTCTGTGAGGAATACGAAAATATTACAGCTAGATCAGCTCTGCACCCAGACCCATTAAATGTACAGCCCAACTTATTCATCTCAATAATATATTGAATGAGAGAGTCTACTTTTCTAGCAGGAGGTATCTcgcaatgtaaaagaaagtagTAAAAATATGTTCTTGGCTGAGTCCCTTTGTGCAGATCCTCACCATATTTATTACTGCAGAAAAAA
This region includes:
- the sfmbt1 gene encoding scm-like with four MBT domains protein 1 yields the protein MSQESLESDGDSAQDVCDFNWDEYLEETGTVSVPHHAFKHVDQGLQTGLTPGMKLEVCVRSEPDSPYWVANIITTCGQLLLLRYEGYQDDRRADFWCDLMTADLHPLGWSRQHGKTMKAPEGAREKHQDWEALLEKALAEECSAPANLLELPQRGRDPVELLCAGCYVELQDIADSGLAWAAEVEENVGGRLKLRLLGTEGLPGTPATVWLFYLHPRLHPPGWAKEHSCTLRPPSDLLALRTEEEWEEVRQRISDLPQDDALTAELSKDQPAIPAHCFKEGMKLEAADPAAPISIRPATVTKVFSEQYFLVTMDDLCGMEESEGAGRSFLCHRDSPGIFPTQWSLKNGLPLSPPPGYQGPDFDWADYLKQCEAEAAPQHCFPTEQCEHSFKEAMKLEAVNPLSPENIHVATVNRVKGQYIWLSLEGLKQPMPEMIVHVDSLDIFPISWCETNGYPLVHPIKPTVAKERKIAVVQPEKHRNLPKSMTPDAIRQQLAHQSETGYGNGKYSCPKIYFNHRCFSGPYLNKGRIAELPQFIGPGNCVLVLKEVLTLLINSAYKPSRVLRELQLDQESRWQGYGETLKAKYKGKSYRATVEIVRTADRVADFCRLTCIKLECCPNLFGPRMVLERCSENCSVLTKTKYTYYYGKKKSKRVGRPPGGHSNLEGGVKRRGRKRKRRKQLFVHKKRRSSASVDNTPAGSPQGSGEEEDLDEDDSLSEDSGSELQDDLQDDSEQSVGKSQPTTPSPSPPATPRPTRRRRKPRSPSFSDDENRPPSPKTSKTEPPQKLCLDTSPLEWSITDVVRFIRSTDCAPLARIFLDQEIDGQALLLLNLPTVQECMDLKLGPAIKLCHHIERVKLAFYQQFAT